CCACAGGGCGAGAAGGTCTCCGTCTGACCACTGCCCCGAAGGGGTCGCCCGATGTCCTGCCCCGGACGTCGGGCGGCCCCTTTTCCGTCTTCAGAAGGGATCTGCTGTGGAACTGAACACCCAAGCCGTGCACGTCTTCAACGAGCCCTTTCCCTCGGGAAGTTGGCCGCTCTCCGTGCCTCTCGTGCAGTCCTCCGCCTTCGCCTTCGACTCCGCAGCCGAGCTCGCGGACGCGATGGCCGACCCCGACGGGCGATACGTCTACAGCCGCCGCGGCAACCCGACCGTACGCGCCCTGGAGCAGACCCTCGCCGGCCTGGAGGGGGGCGAGGGCGCCATCGCCTTCGCCTCCGGCATGGGCGCCGTCAGCGGGGTGCTCCTCGCGCTGCTCCGGCCCGGCGACCGGGTCGTCGCCCAGCGCTGCCTGTACGGGGGGACGCACGCCGTCCTGACCGACCTGGCCGAGCGGTACGGAATCGAGGTCGTACGGATATCCGGCGACGACCCGGCCGAGTTCGAGGCCGCCGCCGTGCACCCCGCCACCCGGCTCCTCGTCCTGGAGACGATCGCCAACCCCACCGGCCAGGTCCCGGATCTGCCCGGTCTGCTCACCGCCGCCCGCGCCCACGGGGTCGTCGGCGTCGTCGACAACTCGCTCGCCTCGCCCGTCCTGTGCCGCCCCCTGGAGCTCGGCGCCGACATCGTCGTGCACTCCACCACCAAGTACCTCTCCGGGCACTCCGACGTCCTCGGTGGCGCCGCCGTCTTCGCCGACGACGCACTGCGCCGCCGGGTCTGGCCCCGCACGGTCGAACTCGGCGCCTGCGCCGACCCGTTCGCCGCCTGGCTCACCCTGCGCGGGATCCCCACGCTGCCCCTGCGGATGCGCGAGCACTGCGCCAACGCCGCCGCCCTCGCCGAGCTGCTCGCGGCCCGCGCCGGCGTCACGGCCGTGCACTACCCCTGGCGCCCGGACCACCCCTCGTACGACACGGCCCGGAAGGTCCTGGCCGGCGGTGGCGGGATGCTCTCCTTCGAGCTCGCCGGGGGCCGGGAGGCGGGCCGGGCCTTCATCGAGCGCGTACGGCTGGCGAAGCTCGCGCTCTCGCTCGGCGGCGTGGAGACGCTCGTCGCGCATCCCGCGTCCACCTCCCATCGCGAGCTGGACGAGGGCGAGTTGGCGGCGGCGGGGATCGCGAGTGGGCTCGTGCGTATGTCGGTGGGCATCGAGGACGTGGAGGACCTGTGGGGCGATCTGGAGCAAGCACTGTGATGAAGGGCCCTTCGAGCCCTTCTTTTGGGTTGACAAAATAAATGGTCGATTCGTAGATTGGGTGATGCCAGGAAACGTAGACTCCTAGGTCAAGGGGGGCGCGCGATGCGCTACTTCGAGGACTTCCGGCCCGGCGACATCCACGAGCTGGGCACCGTCACCGTCACGGCGGAGGAGGTGCTGGAGTTCGGCAGGCGCTTCGACCCGCAGCCCTTCCACACGGACCCCGAGCGCGCCGAGGACTCCCCGTTCGGCGGTCTGATCGCGAGCGGGTTCCACACCCAGGCGATGTTCATGCGGCGCTACGTCGACGGACTGCTCGCCTACAGCGCCTGTACGGGCTCGCCCGGCATCGACGAAGTCCGCTATCTGCGGCCCGTCCGCCCGGGTGACGTCCTCACCGCGCGCGTCGAGATCCTCGGCTCCACCCCGTCGCCGTTCAACCCCGCCACCGGCACCGTCAAGCCGCGGTGCACGCTCGTGGCCGCCGACGGGACGGCCGTGTTCAGCATGATCCTGCACAGCATCTTCCGCCGCCGCCCCGCCGACTCCGAGGCCGGCCATCTGTCGTCGATGCCCGCGGCCGAGGACCCCGTCGCCTGTGGGCGGCCGGCCAAGAGCTGTGTCCCGGCCATGAGCGCCTGACGAACCGTTCCTTCGTCGGGCCCCTGAACACGGCCGTCCGAATCACCCGACCTCAACCGAAGGGGGACCTCCTGTGGAGGCCGTATCCCGCACCGCCCAGTGGACCGCCGCCGCGCGCGCCCTGGAGACCGAGCGCGAGGACCGGCTGTTCGCCGATCCCTACGCGCGCACCGTCGCCGACGAGACCGGCTTCGAACTGCTCGCGCGCTACGACGGGGGCGGCATCGTGCCGTTCCTCGCCATCCGCACCACCTACCTCGACCGGGCCGTCGTGAAGGCGGTGGAGGAGCGCGGCATCCGCCAGGTCGTCTTCCTCGCCGCCGGCATGGACACCCGCTTCTTCCGGCTGCCCTGGCCCGACGGCGTCACCGTCTACGAGCTCGACCGCCCGGCCCTCCTGGAGACCAAGGCCGAGATGCTCAAGGATGAGCCGCAGCCCGCCGGTCGCACCCGGATCGCGGTGCCCGTCGACCTCACGCAGGACTGGACCGGCCCCCTGAAGGAGGCCGGCTGGAAGAGCGAGGAGCCCGTCCTGTGGGTGGTCGAGGGCCTGCTGTTCTTCCTGCCCGAGCAGGCCGTACGGACCCTGATCTCGACCCTCTCCGCGCACGCCGCGCCCGGCTCCGTGCTGCTCGGCGACGTCATCTCCAAGTCCGCCCTGGAGAACCCGCTCGCCCGCGGCTTCATGAAGGCCCTGGACGAGGACGGCAACCCGTGGCTCTTCGGCACGGAGGAGCCCGAGGCACTGCTCGCCGACTGCGGCTGGGCCGTGCGCGAGGTCAGGCAGCCCGGTGAGCCCGGCGCCGACTTCGACCGCTGGCCCTACCCGGTGCCGGCCCGCTCGGTGCCGCGCGTCCCCCGCTCCTTCCTGTTCACCTGCGATCTCCCCACGTACGAGGAGGAGAAGGCCGCATGAGCGCCCACGACTTCCACCAGAAGGTCATCACCGACGCCGGCGCCGCCGTCCGCGGTCTGACCGTCGCCCTCGGCGAGCGCCTCGGGCTCTACAAGGCCCTCGCGGAGCACGGCCCGCTCACCGCCGGGCAGCTGGCGGAGGAGACCGGCACGGACACGCGCTACATCGAGGAGTGGCTGCACGCCCAGCTCTCCGCCGGGTACGTCGAGCGGCACCCCAGCTCCCTCACGTACACGCTCCCCGCCGACCACGTCGAGGTCCTCGCCGACCCGAAGGCCGTCACGTACGCCGCCGGGTTCTTCACCGCCCTCAAGGCGCTGTACGCCACCGAGGACCTGCTCGTCGAGGCGTACCGCACCGGCGACGGCGTCGGCTGGGCCGAGCACGACGCGGCCCTGGACACCGGCATGGGCTCCTTCTTCCAGCCCACGTACGAGCACAAGCTCGTCCCGGACTGGCTGCCCGCCCTCCACCAGGTCACCGACAAGCTCGCAGCGGGCGGCACCGTCGCCGACGTCGGCTGCGGCGTCGGCCACACCACCCTCCTCATCGCGAAGGCCTTCCCGAACGCCACCGTCCACGGCTTCGACTACTCCGAGGAGGCCATCTCGATCGCACGGGAGCTCGCCGAGGAGGCCGGTCTCTCCGACCGGGTCGTCTTCGAGGTCGCCTCCGCCGACGACTACCCGGGCTCCGGCTACGACCTGGTGTGCTTCTTCAACGCCCTGCACGACATGGGCGACCCGGTCGCCGCCGCCCAGCACGTCCACAAGTCGCTCGAAGCGGACGGCACCTGGATGCTCGTCGAGTCCAACGTCTCCCCGCAGGACATCGACACCCAGACCCCCGCCGCCCGCATGTTCATGGCCCTGTCCGCCGTGATGTGCCTGCCCGTCGCCGTCGCGCAGCGCGGCCCGCACGCCCTCGGCAACCACTCCGGCGAGAAGGCCTTCCGCGCCATCGCCGAGGAGGCCGGCTTCACCCGCTGGCGGCGCGCCACGGAGACCCCGGTCAACGCGGTCTACGAAGTCCGCCCGTAACCCCACTCCGAAGGAGCGAGAACATGGGCGTTGCCGCCCTCCCGGTCACCGACCGCTTCATGGAGGTCCTCAGCCGCCTCAGCGAGCGCTCGGTCGAGGACTACTACAACCCGTACCAGACCTTCCAGTGGCCCGAGACGCTGGAG
This is a stretch of genomic DNA from Streptomyces sp. R44. It encodes these proteins:
- a CDS encoding PLP-dependent aspartate aminotransferase family protein translates to MELNTQAVHVFNEPFPSGSWPLSVPLVQSSAFAFDSAAELADAMADPDGRYVYSRRGNPTVRALEQTLAGLEGGEGAIAFASGMGAVSGVLLALLRPGDRVVAQRCLYGGTHAVLTDLAERYGIEVVRISGDDPAEFEAAAVHPATRLLVLETIANPTGQVPDLPGLLTAARAHGVVGVVDNSLASPVLCRPLELGADIVVHSTTKYLSGHSDVLGGAAVFADDALRRRVWPRTVELGACADPFAAWLTLRGIPTLPLRMREHCANAAALAELLAARAGVTAVHYPWRPDHPSYDTARKVLAGGGGMLSFELAGGREAGRAFIERVRLAKLALSLGGVETLVAHPASTSHRELDEGELAAAGIASGLVRMSVGIEDVEDLWGDLEQAL
- a CDS encoding class I SAM-dependent methyltransferase, whose amino-acid sequence is MEAVSRTAQWTAAARALETEREDRLFADPYARTVADETGFELLARYDGGGIVPFLAIRTTYLDRAVVKAVEERGIRQVVFLAAGMDTRFFRLPWPDGVTVYELDRPALLETKAEMLKDEPQPAGRTRIAVPVDLTQDWTGPLKEAGWKSEEPVLWVVEGLLFFLPEQAVRTLISTLSAHAAPGSVLLGDVISKSALENPLARGFMKALDEDGNPWLFGTEEPEALLADCGWAVREVRQPGEPGADFDRWPYPVPARSVPRVPRSFLFTCDLPTYEEEKAA
- a CDS encoding class I SAM-dependent methyltransferase, producing the protein MSAHDFHQKVITDAGAAVRGLTVALGERLGLYKALAEHGPLTAGQLAEETGTDTRYIEEWLHAQLSAGYVERHPSSLTYTLPADHVEVLADPKAVTYAAGFFTALKALYATEDLLVEAYRTGDGVGWAEHDAALDTGMGSFFQPTYEHKLVPDWLPALHQVTDKLAAGGTVADVGCGVGHTTLLIAKAFPNATVHGFDYSEEAISIARELAEEAGLSDRVVFEVASADDYPGSGYDLVCFFNALHDMGDPVAAAQHVHKSLEADGTWMLVESNVSPQDIDTQTPAARMFMALSAVMCLPVAVAQRGPHALGNHSGEKAFRAIAEEAGFTRWRRATETPVNAVYEVRP
- a CDS encoding MaoC family dehydratase → MRYFEDFRPGDIHELGTVTVTAEEVLEFGRRFDPQPFHTDPERAEDSPFGGLIASGFHTQAMFMRRYVDGLLAYSACTGSPGIDEVRYLRPVRPGDVLTARVEILGSTPSPFNPATGTVKPRCTLVAADGTAVFSMILHSIFRRRPADSEAGHLSSMPAAEDPVACGRPAKSCVPAMSA